A window of Chitinophaga sp. MM2321 contains these coding sequences:
- a CDS encoding LptF/LptG family permease — MTKIDWYILRKLIGTFIYSLMILLVISVVIDITEKIDDFLKYHISLHDVIVDYYFGFIPHIAALLFPLFIFISVIFFTSKMAYRSEIIAILSAGVSFRRFLRPYWIGAFLFGGLLWLANFWVVPNANRIRTTFENTRIRTPDDQKSQYDRTSRIDSFTYVTFGTYDPNYRSGSNFTLEKVDAQNMTLKIRADRVTWDSVAKSWRLDYVSVRTMNGLKETWVSRQDTLLKMALSPKDLVDVKNLQEAMTTPDLRRYIKRESIRGSEGLNTYWVEYYRRTAAAAAVVILTLIGGIIAAKKVRGGSGLHLAVGIVISASYIILMQFTTVFSVKADLNPLLAVWIPNFLFGGLALYLYRRAPK, encoded by the coding sequence ATGACTAAAATAGACTGGTACATTTTACGCAAGCTCATTGGCACTTTCATTTATTCGCTCATGATATTGCTGGTCATTTCTGTGGTGATCGACATTACAGAGAAGATAGATGATTTCCTGAAGTATCATATATCGCTGCATGATGTAATCGTGGACTATTATTTTGGTTTTATTCCGCATATCGCTGCGTTGCTGTTCCCGTTATTTATTTTTATCTCCGTTATATTTTTCACCTCCAAAATGGCCTACCGTTCGGAGATCATTGCCATCCTCAGTGCTGGCGTGAGCTTTCGCCGGTTTCTGCGCCCTTACTGGATAGGTGCTTTTTTGTTTGGCGGCCTGTTGTGGCTGGCTAATTTCTGGGTAGTACCCAATGCCAACCGGATACGGACCACTTTTGAAAATACCCGGATCCGCACACCGGATGATCAGAAGTCGCAATATGACCGCACCAGCCGTATCGATAGTTTTACCTACGTCACTTTTGGTACCTATGATCCGAATTACAGGAGTGGCAGCAATTTTACGCTGGAGAAAGTGGATGCACAGAATATGACGTTGAAGATCAGGGCCGACCGGGTTACCTGGGATTCTGTAGCCAAATCGTGGCGCCTGGATTATGTGTCGGTGCGCACCATGAACGGGTTAAAGGAAACGTGGGTCAGCCGCCAGGATACCCTGCTCAAAATGGCGCTGTCGCCCAAAGACCTGGTAGATGTTAAGAATCTCCAGGAAGCCATGACCACCCCCGACCTGAGGAGATATATCAAACGTGAATCCATCCGCGGTTCCGAAGGACTAAATACATACTGGGTTGAATATTATCGTAGAACCGCTGCTGCTGCGGCTGTAGTAATACTTACACTCATCGGCGGTATCATTGCGGCCAAAAAAGTACGGGGTGGCAGCGGCCTGCATCTTGCTGTAGGCATAGTGATCAGCGCCAGCTATATCATCCTGATGCAGTTTACCACCGTTTTCTCCGTAAAGGCAGACCTGAACCCACTCCTGGCCGTATGGATCCCCAACTTCCTTTTCGGGGGATTGGCACTGTACCTGTACAGACGTGCGCCCAAATGA